The following coding sequences are from one Longimicrobiaceae bacterium window:
- a CDS encoding TPM domain-containing protein: MPVAGGQDTGGLQIPAPVGYVNDFADIIPPERERQIDAVIQEVRAKSGGEMVVVTLPSLQGRTADEVALAIGRQWGVGRVGEPGDPARNTGLIVLVAPQERRWKIEVGLGTNTFITASEAGRIGREQMVPAFQQEDYGLGILRGVTALAMEYAERFGFELTGEIPAEAQPQSGGGGGGGPGIFTWVVIAVILLILFSGRRGGGGRGGGGGPGGRGGGGRRRYHGGPVIIPFPIGGGWGRGGFGGFGGGFGGGGFGGGGFGGFGGGGGFGGGGAGGSW; encoded by the coding sequence GTGCCGGTGGCAGGGGGGCAGGACACCGGCGGACTGCAGATTCCCGCGCCGGTCGGCTACGTCAACGATTTCGCCGACATCATCCCTCCGGAGCGTGAGCGCCAGATCGACGCGGTGATACAGGAGGTGCGCGCGAAATCGGGGGGCGAGATGGTGGTCGTGACTCTGCCTTCACTGCAGGGTCGGACGGCAGACGAGGTGGCGCTGGCGATCGGTCGGCAGTGGGGTGTCGGGCGGGTCGGGGAGCCGGGTGATCCGGCACGAAACACCGGCCTGATCGTGCTGGTAGCGCCGCAGGAGCGCCGCTGGAAAATCGAGGTCGGCCTCGGCACCAACACGTTCATTACCGCTTCGGAGGCGGGCCGCATCGGTCGGGAGCAGATGGTTCCGGCCTTCCAACAAGAGGACTACGGGCTGGGGATCCTGCGCGGCGTGACCGCCCTGGCGATGGAGTACGCCGAGCGGTTCGGCTTCGAGTTGACCGGAGAGATCCCGGCGGAGGCGCAACCGCAAAGCGGTGGAGGGGGCGGAGGTGGACCGGGGATCTTCACCTGGGTGGTCATCGCAGTCATCCTGTTGATTCTGTTTTCCGGGCGGCGAGGTGGTGGGGGTCGAGGTGGAGGCGGTGGCCCCGGCGGGCGAGGTGGGGGCGGAAGGCGTCGCTATCACGGGGGACCCGTGATCATCCCCTTTCCCATCGGTGGGGGATGGGGCCGGGGTGGATTCGGTGGCTTCGGTGGTGGTTTTGGTGGGGGTGGATTCGGTGGAGGCGGATTCGGCGGATTTGGTGGAGGTGGCGGCTTCGGCGGCGGCGGGGCAGGGGGGAGCTGGTGA
- a CDS encoding BamA/TamA family outer membrane protein: MESSSGSFSRSRSTLLWLASLLACLLSACAQNPAARGPFPGFAEYEGMYVDELEFVGDLVLPRDSLAAITMAHAPRCRVAFLPRKLCIFGMRRYRLSLTELYGDVVRLHLFYRDHGYYGSRVTPSVEPMGEYLSVRFGISPGDRVVVTDLTIEGVDSIIPFEELARELPIATGGPFRRVGFLAAADTIQSELYRRGYAYAQVLRNYSIDTIADVAEVIYQAVPGPQVTVDSLVILGADELGPTTIRRQVGVREGDLLQRQELTESQRSLYQLGIVNYAAVEIAPDSLQLDTDSTTATVAVRIVEAPKYLTEAAVGWGQVDCLRSGVRARDRNFFGGGRTMELTASAAKIGVGSPLDFGLQGSFFCRDLENDLFSDEVTYRLAADFRQPRLLGTRTQLSTTLHTERQSELLLYLRESVGGQVNVSREVGRGMLVGTGLQVERGSTSASPAIFCVLFTACSSLEQEPLRRDRWTNAVTLTASLDRTTNLLRVTNGYQLRTNFAWASPVFLSDDTYFSVLGEAAGYLALNSEWVLAARLQAGSFIAGADAVRRGTLPPERRFYAGGPNTVRGFPINGLGPQTYVVQEDDYNRVVHDEGRPVEEVPARAFPLGGTQVFVGSLELRGPSPFLSDFTRLAAFVDVGQVWAAGVEEIDNRVDLAGGNLVVTPGFGLRISTPVGPIRADLGYNAYDLREGPLYLATGGGGEGSSDLVMLLPRFAPEQETLLDRFQLHIAVGQAF; this comes from the coding sequence ATGGAGAGTTCGTCCGGATCCTTCTCGAGGAGCCGCTCGACCCTGCTGTGGCTTGCGAGCCTGCTCGCGTGCCTCCTCTCCGCGTGCGCGCAGAACCCTGCGGCGCGAGGGCCCTTTCCGGGCTTCGCCGAGTACGAGGGCATGTACGTCGACGAGCTGGAATTCGTTGGGGATCTGGTCCTCCCCCGCGACTCACTCGCGGCGATCACCATGGCGCACGCCCCTCGCTGTCGAGTGGCCTTTCTCCCGCGCAAGCTCTGCATCTTCGGGATGCGCCGGTATCGACTCAGCCTCACGGAGCTCTACGGCGACGTGGTACGGCTCCACCTCTTCTACCGTGATCACGGTTATTATGGCTCCCGGGTCACACCGTCGGTCGAGCCCATGGGTGAATACCTCTCAGTGCGCTTCGGGATCTCTCCCGGCGACCGGGTGGTGGTGACCGATCTCACCATCGAAGGGGTCGACAGCATCATCCCCTTCGAAGAGCTCGCCCGGGAGCTGCCGATCGCTACCGGCGGACCTTTCCGCCGGGTAGGCTTTCTGGCTGCGGCGGATACCATTCAGTCGGAGTTGTATCGCCGAGGTTACGCGTACGCTCAGGTCCTGAGGAACTATTCGATCGATACCATCGCCGACGTGGCGGAGGTGATCTACCAGGCTGTTCCCGGTCCCCAGGTGACTGTGGACAGCCTTGTCATTCTCGGCGCGGACGAGCTGGGGCCGACGACCATCCGTCGGCAGGTAGGAGTTCGCGAGGGCGATCTGCTCCAGCGACAGGAGCTCACGGAAAGCCAGCGGAGCCTCTATCAGTTGGGGATCGTCAACTACGCCGCAGTCGAGATCGCTCCCGACTCGCTCCAGCTCGACACGGATTCGACCACTGCCACGGTCGCCGTGCGGATCGTCGAAGCACCCAAGTACCTGACCGAAGCCGCGGTGGGCTGGGGACAGGTGGACTGCCTCCGGAGCGGCGTGCGGGCCAGAGATCGGAACTTTTTCGGCGGCGGGCGCACGATGGAGCTCACCGCCTCTGCGGCGAAGATCGGCGTCGGCTCTCCCCTCGACTTCGGCCTGCAAGGGTCCTTCTTCTGCCGCGACCTCGAGAACGATCTCTTCAGCGACGAGGTGACCTACCGGCTGGCGGCCGACTTCCGGCAGCCACGGCTCCTCGGTACGCGGACCCAGCTCAGCACCACGCTGCACACCGAGCGTCAGTCCGAGCTGCTGCTCTACCTGCGAGAATCGGTCGGTGGGCAGGTGAACGTGAGCCGGGAGGTGGGACGGGGAATGCTGGTGGGCACCGGCCTCCAGGTGGAGCGCGGGTCGACCTCCGCGTCACCGGCGATCTTCTGCGTGCTCTTCACCGCCTGCAGCAGCCTGGAGCAGGAGCCATTGCGACGCGATCGCTGGACCAACGCGGTGACCCTCACCGCGTCGCTCGATCGTACGACGAACCTCCTGCGGGTGACGAACGGCTACCAGCTACGGACGAACTTCGCCTGGGCATCGCCGGTGTTCCTCTCCGACGATACCTATTTCAGCGTGCTCGGCGAGGCCGCCGGCTATCTGGCCTTAAACTCCGAATGGGTGTTGGCGGCCCGTCTGCAAGCGGGGAGCTTCATCGCGGGGGCCGATGCCGTGCGGCGGGGTACCCTGCCCCCGGAGCGGCGATTTTACGCGGGAGGGCCGAATACGGTGCGAGGGTTCCCGATCAACGGCCTCGGCCCCCAGACCTACGTGGTGCAGGAAGACGACTACAACCGGGTCGTCCACGATGAAGGCCGTCCGGTCGAGGAGGTGCCTGCGCGCGCCTTCCCGCTAGGGGGCACCCAGGTGTTCGTGGGCAGCCTGGAGCTGCGGGGTCCGTCCCCCTTCCTCTCCGACTTCACCCGCCTCGCCGCCTTCGTCGATGTCGGACAGGTGTGGGCGGCGGGGGTGGAGGAGATCGACAACCGAGTGGACCTGGCGGGCGGGAACCTGGTGGTAACTCCAGGCTTCGGGTTGCGGATCTCGACCCCCGTCGGGCCGATCCGCGCGGATCTCGGGTACAACGCCTATGATCTGCGAGAAGGCCCGCTCTATCTCGCTACGGGAGGCGGCGGCGAAGGGTCCAGCGATCTGGTCATGCTCCTGCCGCGCTTTGCGCCGGAGCAGGAGACGCTGCTGGACCGGTTCCAGCTCCACATCGCGGTAGGGCAGGCGTTCTGA
- a CDS encoding translocation/assembly module TamB domain-containing protein: protein MLKRRLRQGTMLLAGLAAGFLLALLAAYLYFRAVSDAALAESVIRTVGLPPSAFELERVEGDSIAVVSASEIVVRSEEGDTMFAAPTARLRVRLSSLSGDGPIVADEVRLLRPYVNFEQSPSGEINLTQAMVVTAGGQELEGEEGRPIELRDVRLEDARIRVVTPYEPDSLSTELPPDVRLARSGGSAMRLRWARNVDARLPLVRVGGGQGWRVEIAALTAMLTDPATRITQLAGFAEAPADGPITFGLRELRTGQSVMAASGTLEFTENGVQVDVEGQVQPLAFSDARWFVPALPEDGTARGAFAVQGGVGSRLAIGASDLEVEVRDSRITGYLSAEIGGDAPAAFGETRLSLEPLRIETVRSFGIGADLPYTGEITGTVSSAGGVAGDTAELQLDLTAAVTPESRETTASTIFVQGPIALTEEMEVRFAGLRVAVQPLYLEALRPLSEENADRLRGVLRGSVILEGTPRDLQLSQGRLDYEVGEAPVTTLTEISASIRLDPELRFDLSTQAQPIALGTLAALFPGLPFRSARFAGPLRLSGTADEVRIDAQLAGSAGSIMAQGAVWPGDPLRFDVNGEVAAFNAEAVLARSVPMEGPVTGTFQVNGSSQQFAFDVDLAQEGEEAEQEGRFALAGTFRSGTDAPALIDVAGDVSNFNLGAVIGRPRLFPSRMTGRIELTGGGTDPYRFAVDLRGQAGILDLSGYYLSGKVPLYAASGQVVGLDLRQLPGLQLLPSTSLRGTVELEGQGTSLETLAGSLRFNALGSTVGGMRLDRLNLDLAVDDGVLQVRTLEGGLAGTQLSAQGRLGLSRPVSGNPLQIRAVSRDLSRLAPLASGVTGLPPRLTGSFVMQATLTGSIRAPVVTAYFRGQELRYERYLAERLELDADLAIGERVEQIEGSVLVSGDGLALPNMTMDSLRFAADGTQDSMAVRLAVTREAGSDIQLRGALELEGREPRGLLLDSLLLRAGLLVWDLEAPAEVRWGGPDGVQVSNFVLRSRTDPNASVRIAGQLPESGATDLRMEVRRLDLELVRRLLPDAPDLGGVVDLDLLLQGTTQTPRLVARAYGSGLRYQGVLLDSMSLNAQYDAQRLVTEANLWQGSVPVAVARAEIPMTVTLDGVAPSGELIRTEPVVANIRADSLPLGLLTAGSSQVSDGAGMIVGQLDLQGTAEDPLLSGYATVINGAVTAPQLGRRFERISGHFILDEQQILIDSLVVWSAGRGEVNGSVRVTDLERPELYLTASFDGFHAIDNRQIANLTMSGNVRLEGVMPEPVLTGSVRLQDGAIYIPSLGEQVPLEIANVDVGQVGADTAVAAAIGPSLLEQVRISGLEVAVEEGVWLESDEANVQIRGDLVVIRNGPDMQLFGTMEAVRGTYTLPIGPLYREFEVVSGSVRFLGTPNFNPEIDITAEHEVQAGTAGGQQALAVLVHLTGTLENPSIELTSNTRPPLPESELLSWLVFGQPSFRLNQGTGALAQQLVIQEFVGGLLSRQLNDLGLPCEYFRLRGRPNLLNLVDPLGATSLECGVQVVEDLFLTLETGVLSSLRGDNSSVRGTLFGLRMDWRVNDQLTTTIAREPVQSALGTLYITASEIPYQFSVEVRGTWEFEKPRQTELPVPDLEEDSVVESAPIEAVAPPDTLSESPEGGGPANEREGEELPQPPPNGADPQAARPENEE from the coding sequence ATGCTCAAGCGCCGGCTGCGGCAGGGGACGATGCTCCTCGCCGGTCTCGCCGCCGGCTTCCTCCTGGCCCTCCTCGCGGCCTACCTCTATTTCCGCGCGGTCTCCGACGCGGCCCTGGCCGAAAGCGTGATCCGCACGGTTGGCCTTCCTCCCTCGGCTTTCGAGCTCGAGCGGGTGGAGGGGGACAGCATCGCCGTGGTTTCGGCCTCGGAGATCGTCGTCCGCTCCGAGGAAGGCGACACGATGTTCGCGGCCCCCACCGCGCGACTCCGCGTGCGTTTGAGCTCGCTCTCGGGCGATGGGCCGATCGTGGCGGACGAGGTCCGTCTCCTGCGGCCGTACGTCAACTTCGAGCAGTCTCCGTCAGGCGAGATCAACCTGACGCAGGCAATGGTAGTAACGGCCGGTGGGCAGGAGCTGGAGGGAGAGGAGGGGCGGCCGATCGAGCTGCGCGACGTGCGCCTGGAGGACGCCCGCATCCGCGTTGTCACTCCCTACGAGCCGGATTCGCTTTCCACCGAGCTACCCCCCGACGTGCGCCTGGCGCGCTCCGGCGGGTCGGCCATGCGCCTCCGCTGGGCGCGCAACGTCGACGCCCGTCTACCCCTCGTTCGGGTGGGTGGCGGCCAGGGGTGGCGGGTGGAAATTGCGGCTCTCACGGCCATGTTGACCGACCCGGCCACGAGGATCACCCAGCTGGCCGGGTTCGCTGAGGCCCCCGCCGACGGCCCCATCACCTTCGGCCTGCGGGAGCTGCGTACCGGTCAATCGGTGATGGCCGCCTCGGGCACCCTGGAATTCACCGAGAACGGGGTGCAGGTGGACGTCGAAGGCCAGGTGCAGCCACTTGCGTTTTCCGATGCGCGGTGGTTCGTGCCTGCCCTTCCCGAGGATGGAACCGCGCGCGGAGCCTTTGCCGTCCAGGGTGGCGTCGGGTCGCGCCTGGCAATTGGCGCGAGCGACCTCGAGGTGGAGGTGCGCGACTCCCGGATCACAGGCTATCTGTCGGCCGAGATCGGAGGTGACGCGCCCGCCGCGTTCGGCGAGACCCGTCTGTCTCTCGAGCCCCTCCGCATCGAGACGGTGCGCTCGTTCGGAATCGGTGCAGACCTTCCCTACACCGGAGAGATCACCGGCACGGTCAGTTCGGCCGGCGGGGTCGCGGGCGACACGGCGGAGCTGCAGCTCGACCTCACCGCGGCGGTCACGCCGGAGAGCCGCGAGACGACCGCTTCGACCATCTTCGTTCAGGGCCCCATCGCCCTCACCGAGGAGATGGAGGTGCGGTTCGCGGGGTTGAGGGTGGCGGTGCAGCCGCTCTACCTGGAGGCGCTGCGCCCCCTCTCTGAGGAGAATGCGGACCGCCTGAGAGGAGTCCTGCGCGGGAGCGTGATTCTGGAAGGCACCCCGCGTGATCTGCAGCTCAGCCAGGGTCGGCTCGATTATGAGGTGGGAGAAGCACCGGTCACCACGCTCACCGAGATTTCGGCCAGCATCCGGCTCGACCCCGAGCTTCGCTTCGACCTCTCTACCCAGGCGCAGCCGATTGCCCTGGGGACGTTGGCGGCGCTCTTCCCCGGACTGCCCTTCCGGAGCGCACGCTTCGCCGGGCCGCTCCGCTTGAGCGGCACCGCGGACGAGGTGCGGATCGACGCGCAGCTCGCGGGCTCCGCCGGTAGCATCATGGCGCAGGGAGCCGTCTGGCCCGGCGACCCCCTCCGCTTCGATGTAAACGGTGAGGTCGCGGCGTTCAACGCGGAAGCCGTGCTCGCCCGGTCGGTCCCGATGGAAGGACCGGTGACGGGAACCTTCCAGGTGAACGGCAGCAGCCAGCAGTTCGCTTTCGACGTGGACCTGGCGCAGGAAGGGGAGGAGGCGGAGCAGGAAGGGCGCTTCGCCCTGGCCGGCACCTTCCGCTCAGGGACCGACGCCCCGGCCCTGATCGACGTGGCGGGTGACGTATCGAACTTCAACCTGGGCGCGGTGATCGGTCGTCCGCGGCTGTTCCCCTCGCGGATGACCGGACGGATCGAGCTGACGGGCGGTGGAACCGACCCGTACCGCTTCGCCGTCGACCTTCGTGGCCAGGCGGGCATACTCGACCTATCGGGCTATTACCTCTCCGGCAAGGTTCCCCTCTATGCGGCATCGGGGCAGGTCGTCGGTCTCGATTTGAGGCAGTTGCCCGGACTGCAACTCCTCCCCTCCACCTCGCTGCGCGGCACGGTCGAGCTGGAGGGGCAGGGAACGAGTCTCGAGACACTCGCCGGTTCCCTGCGCTTCAACGCCCTCGGATCCACGGTGGGAGGGATGCGGCTCGACCGGCTGAACCTGGACCTCGCGGTGGATGACGGGGTGCTGCAGGTGCGCACGCTGGAAGGAGGCCTGGCGGGAACGCAGCTCAGCGCACAGGGGAGGCTGGGCCTCTCTCGTCCGGTCAGCGGGAACCCCCTACAGATCCGCGCGGTGTCCCGGGACCTCAGCCGCCTTGCCCCACTTGCCAGCGGTGTCACCGGTCTGCCGCCACGGCTTACCGGCTCGTTCGTCATGCAGGCGACGCTGACGGGGTCGATCCGCGCGCCCGTGGTCACCGCCTACTTCCGCGGGCAGGAGCTCCGCTACGAACGCTATCTTGCCGAGCGTCTGGAGCTGGACGCGGACCTGGCGATCGGCGAGAGGGTGGAGCAGATCGAGGGCTCGGTCCTGGTTTCGGGAGACGGGCTCGCCCTTCCCAACATGACCATGGACTCGCTGCGGTTCGCCGCGGATGGGACGCAGGACAGCATGGCCGTCCGCCTGGCAGTGACGCGCGAGGCGGGCAGCGACATCCAGCTCAGGGGAGCCCTCGAGCTGGAGGGGAGGGAACCGCGCGGCCTCCTGCTGGATTCCCTGCTGCTCCGCGCGGGGCTCCTCGTCTGGGACCTGGAGGCCCCGGCGGAGGTTCGCTGGGGTGGGCCTGACGGCGTGCAGGTCTCGAACTTCGTGCTGCGGAGCCGCACCGATCCCAACGCCAGCGTCAGGATTGCCGGGCAGCTTCCGGAGAGCGGTGCGACGGACCTGAGGATGGAGGTGCGACGCCTCGACCTCGAGCTGGTCCGCCGCCTCCTGCCGGACGCCCCAGACCTCGGAGGCGTGGTCGACCTCGACCTGCTCCTGCAGGGCACCACGCAGACGCCGAGACTGGTCGCCCGGGCTTACGGATCCGGGCTGCGCTACCAGGGAGTGCTGCTCGACTCGATGTCGCTGAACGCGCAGTACGATGCGCAGCGACTGGTGACTGAGGCCAACCTATGGCAGGGCTCGGTGCCGGTGGCGGTGGCTCGTGCAGAGATCCCGATGACCGTGACGCTCGACGGGGTCGCTCCCTCGGGAGAGCTGATCCGCACCGAGCCGGTCGTGGCCAACATTCGCGCCGATTCGCTCCCCCTGGGGCTGCTCACCGCCGGATCGTCGCAGGTCTCCGATGGTGCCGGCATGATCGTCGGTCAGCTCGACCTGCAAGGGACCGCCGAGGACCCCCTGCTCAGCGGCTACGCCACCGTGATCAACGGCGCCGTCACCGCTCCGCAACTCGGCCGGAGGTTCGAGCGCATCTCCGGGCATTTCATCCTCGACGAGCAGCAGATCCTCATCGACTCGCTGGTGGTCTGGAGCGCCGGGCGCGGCGAGGTGAACGGCTCGGTGCGGGTGACGGACCTCGAGCGGCCGGAGCTCTATCTCACCGCGTCCTTCGATGGCTTCCACGCCATCGACAACCGTCAGATCGCCAACCTGACCATGTCGGGCAACGTACGCCTCGAGGGAGTCATGCCCGAACCGGTGCTCACCGGCTCGGTGCGCCTCCAGGACGGCGCGATCTACATCCCGTCGCTCGGGGAGCAGGTCCCGCTGGAGATCGCGAACGTCGACGTGGGCCAGGTGGGAGCCGACACCGCGGTCGCCGCGGCCATCGGGCCAAGCCTCCTGGAACAGGTTCGCATCAGCGGTCTGGAGGTCGCCGTCGAGGAGGGGGTCTGGCTCGAGTCGGACGAGGCCAACGTCCAGATTCGCGGGGACCTGGTAGTGATCCGGAACGGGCCGGACATGCAGCTCTTCGGCACCATGGAGGCGGTGCGTGGCACCTACACCCTTCCGATCGGACCGCTCTATCGCGAGTTCGAGGTGGTGAGCGGCTCCGTGCGCTTCCTGGGAACACCCAACTTCAACCCCGAGATCGACATCACGGCGGAGCACGAGGTGCAGGCCGGAACCGCGGGGGGACAGCAGGCGCTCGCAGTGCTCGTGCACCTGACCGGAACGCTCGAGAACCCCAGCATCGAGCTGACCTCCAATACCCGTCCGCCCCTGCCGGAGTCGGAGTTGTTGAGCTGGCTGGTCTTCGGACAGCCCTCCTTCCGCTTGAACCAGGGGACAGGTGCCCTGGCGCAACAGCTCGTCATCCAGGAGTTCGTCGGCGGCCTGCTCAGTCGCCAACTCAACGACCTGGGGCTCCCCTGCGAGTACTTCCGCCTCCGCGGCCGCCCGAACCTTCTGAACCTGGTGGATCCGCTCGGTGCCACCTCGCTGGAGTGCGGGGTGCAGGTGGTCGAGGACCTCTTCCTCACCCTGGAGACGGGGGTGCTCTCTTCCCTCAGGGGAGACAACAGCTCGGTTCGCGGCACGCTGTTCGGCCTGCGTATGGATTGGCGAGTGAACGACCAGCTGACGACGACGATCGCGCGGGAGCCGGTGCAGTCGGCGCTGGGAACGCTCTACATCACCGCGTCCGAGATCCCCTACCAGTTCTCGGTCGAGGTCCGGGGCACCTGGGAGTTCGAGAAACCGAGACAGACCGAGCTGCCGGTGCCCGATCTCGAGGAAGATTCCGTAGTAGAGTCCGCTCCGATCGAAGCCGTCGCACCCCCCGATACCCTTTCCGAGTCTCCGGAAGGGGGCGGCCCGGCGAACGAGCGGGAGGGCGAGGAGCTACCGCAACCGCCTCCCAACGGCGCCGATCCTCAGGCCGCCCGGCCCGAAAACGAGGAGTGA